One genomic window of Solanum dulcamara chromosome 12, daSolDulc1.2, whole genome shotgun sequence includes the following:
- the LOC129876224 gene encoding uncharacterized protein LOC129876224, translating to MTSTVPAKSNNPLHNFDLPYLKWKKNQHSNNHQRRRSNKLSSDSSSPSRNDSPLRQSQSQSPMRESLAAARYSPMRDSVARQSPMREPIPGSRRSPIPEFVAPARRSPMRESITAFRQSSMRDPRQSPMMESLPQRQSPMHCESVPESEKDRSVIEHRRHSRISAPESSKKGICEKSDKKHKVQEIDAAGNKEGRSKILLKIPRKNKAEEIHEEQKGDESQEEGKGVTADEEAAEESAPKTWNLRPRKPIHKSLNLNGGPFRASGSVMQENKSQSPYLNMNKPENNESNPQKKEKMPRFSISLTREEIDEDIYAMAGSKASRRPKKRVKAVQKQLDTLFPGLWLASITPDSYKVCENVPKG from the exons ATGACTTCTACAGTTCCAGCAAAGTCTAATAACCCACTTCACAACTTTGATTTGCCTTATTTGAAATGGAAGAAGAATCAGCACTCAAACAATCACCAGCGCCGCCGATCAAACAAGCTTTCTTCAGATTCATCCTCGCCGTCGCGGAATGATTCACCGCTGCGTCAATCACAATCTCAGTCTCCAATGCGTGAATCACTGGCGGCGGCGCGTTACTCGCCCATGCGTGATTCTGTTGCACGTCAGTCTCCTATGCGTGAGCCTATTCCGGGGTCTCGCCGTTCTCCGATTCCTGAATTTGTTGCGCCGGCTCGCCGGTCTCCGATGCGTGAATCCATTACGGCGTTTCGCCAGTCTTCCATGCGTGATCCACGTCAGTCTCCGATGATGGAGTCTCTGCCGCAGCGTCAGTCTCCAATGCACTGCGAATCTGTTCCTGAATCGGAAAAGGACAGAAGTGTTATTGAGCATCGTAGACATTCACGAATTTCAGCACCTGAGAGTTCAAAGAAAGGGATCTGTGAGAAATCAGATAAGAAGCATAAAGTACAAGAGATTGATGCAGCTGGCAATAAAGAAGGCAGATCGAAAATCTTGCTCAAAATCCCTCGGAAAAACAAGGCCGAAGAAATCCATGAAGAGCAAAAGGGGGATGAATCTCAAGAGGAGGGAAAAGGGGTTACTGCTGACGAGGAAGCTGCTGAAGAATCAGCACCAAAGACATGGAATCTGAGACCCAGAAAGCCTATACACAAATCATTGAATCTGAATGGAGGTCCATTTCGAGCCAGTGGATCGGTGATGCAGGAGAACAAATCTCAATCACCTTACCTGAATATGAACAAGCCAGAAAATAATGAATCCAACCCtcagaagaaggaaaaaatgcCTAGGTTTTCGATATCCCTCACCAGAGAAGAGATTGATGAAGATATATATGCTATGGCTGGATCAAAGGCTTCTAGAAGACCTAAGAAGAGAGTAAAGGCTGTTCAGAAACAACTTGAT ACCCTCTTCCCTGGTTTATGGCTAGCTTCAATAACTCCTGATTCGTATAAAGTTTGTGAAAATGTTCCAAAG GGTTAA